TTGCCGGAGAGGGCCGGTCTCTCTTCATTCAATAAGCCGTCTAATCCATCTCTTCTCTCTGAAGGAGATTCTTCCATCTATCGCACATACCATCATGCAGACCGTTATTATGTCATCCTTCAATTCCTGGGATACGAGACCCAGGATGTCGACCATGAGGTCCATGACTTCCTTGTAATCCTTGGATCTGTCGAGTCCCAGTTCCTTGAACATGGATCTGGCATCCTCGTATGTCACATCCTTCCCCATGAGGAGACAGAGGGATGGTTGCAGGACGGAGAATTCCTCCTTGGAGAGCTTGCCGTCTGCCGCTATCGAGCAGAGGATGAAGTCCGCATAGATGGTCATCCCGTCCATCCCGTTCTTGGTGATGGCGGACAGTGCGGTCAAGATCCCGACGGACTTCTCTTTTATTACAGCAGAGTAGGTGAGGGGGTCCATCTTCTCGAATTCTTTGCAGAGCCTGTCGAAATCGCTCATATCAGAATATATTGATAAATCAAATAAAATTATTTTCCAATACCTGTGATGTGTCAGGGACAGCCGTCCGATGTCTTCGGACCTTCTTTCGTATTCCATTTCAGGAGTGCGGCCGATATCAGCGACAGTACGGGGAGCTCGATCAGAGGCCCTATCACCAATGCCAGGGATATCAACGGGCTGTCGGGGAATGTGGCGACTGCGATAGCCAATGCGAGCGGCGAGTTCCTGGCCAAAGTGGTGAAGTTCAACGAGACTATGTCTCTGCGGGGGAATCCGAGACCTCTCCCTATCGCCTGTGCCACTGCCAGCAAGACCGTGAAGAATATGAGGAGAGGTATGAAGAGTTCCAGCAGCATCGCAGGGTTGTCCATGAGCGTGTCTCCTTCCGAGGCGAACATCACCGCGACCGCCAGGCACAGGAACAGGAGTTGAAGATGGTCCCCCTTCTCGGACAGAGCGTTCCAGATCCTTTCGTGGGTTCCGAATGCGCGTTTGAATATCAGGGATGCGGCCAAAGGGACCGCCAGGACCACGGCCATGTCGACAAGGAGGGACGCCGTATGCATGTCAGCACCGTCTCCTATGAACACCAGAAGATATACGGGCATCAGGACGATCTGCAGAATGAGATTAAGCGGCAGGATGGAGAGACCCAGCTCCACATTCCCTTTACTCATGCCGGTGAATACTATGTACCAGTCGGTACACGGGGTGACCAGGAGCATGAGGAGACCGATACGTATGTCGACGGAGTCGGGGAAGAATATGATCCCGAGCAGATATGCCAGAACCGGTGTGAAGAGGAAATTTATAGCAAGTGCCGCACCGGTGAAACGTATGTTGGCGAAGGATCCGCTCACCTTGCGGAGGTCTACGGACAGGAACAGGACGAACAGGAGCATCATCAAGAATATCTCTACGGCCGTCGACGGTGCGGCACCCAGGGGTGTGACGTCTCCCAGGACGATCCCTATGATCGCGGCGGCCATGATCAATATGGGCTGTCCCCTGCCCATCAGATCCATTCGTTTTCCTCTCTTAATATAATATGAATAATGTCTGCAGGCGGGCCGATTTAAAGATTCTGATTTTTAAGTAGACACATTCACGAATCTGTGGATGAAATCATTTCTTATAGCGGCCGAGACCGCCTTGTATGAATCCGCCGACCAGGTCCCTGGTCTCCTCCCAGTCCTTTTCCCCTTTGCGGTATGCGGCCCTGTTGATGGCGAGGCACCCGTTGAGCTGGAAAAGGAAGAGTGTCCGGGCCTGTTCCGGAGATAGGTCGCATTGATGGGTCAGGGATGCGACGTATTTCGCCTCTGAATATGACGAGATCCTGTCGATGATCTTCTCCGTCAGCGATTCGTTGAAGAACACCGCACCATACTCCGGATGTTCGCGGACCTTGTCGCATATCCCATACGGACAGTTGTATTGCCCATCCGTCAGTGTGCAGCGGTACGGCCTCCTTGAAGGCTCTTCTTCCAGAGCCTCGTCTATGATCTCGTCGAGGGTGGCTGAGAGGTTTCTGTAATGGGTGTAGAACGTGCCGCGGTCGATACCGGCGGAATCGCAGATGTTTTTGACGGTTATTCTCTCGAAAGGAGAGTCGCAGAGATACTTCAATAATGCTTTCTTTATACGCATCTTGGTGCTTTCCGTACGAGGGTCCGGTCTCCTTCCCATAGAGTGCAGCTCCTTTCAGAGGAACTTTCCGTCTCTGATTATCCTCTCATACAGCACATTTATCGCTTCCGAGGGTTTCATTCCCTGTCTTCCGAGTATGTCTTCGGCCTTCGCCTTTACTATGGGGTCCACTCTGGCCGTCACGATCGATCCGCGGATCATCTTGGATTTGCCTTTGAACGCATCCTCGCATATCGAATCTATGAATTCGTTATACTCCATGCCTCTTTCTTTGGCCAATCCGCGTATCAGATCCGTGGTCCCGGAGCCGTACTGCGAGGATTTCTTCACCCTTTCTGCAAGGAATCCGTATCCGAGGTCCCTCGCTATGTCCTTGAGGACCGATTTGCGGGACGACATGTCTGCCGGTTTCATCTCCAGAATGTCGATGTCGTCTATCCTGCTGCGAACCGAGTCTTCCAAATACGGATATATGAGGGTCTTTCCGAAATGTTTCGCGATCTTCTTCTCACAAGGCACGGATATCTCGTTGAGCCTCTGTTTGGCGGTCTCTACCAGGATGGCGTATTCGTCATCGGATGCCCCGACGAATTTCGCACAGCCCATGAAGTATTCATCGGAGCCCTGTCCTGACAATACGATGTCTTCCTTTGCTGCCATGCAGACGCTGAAAAGCTGCAGTTCGTAGGATATCGTGAACGCATCGTCCGTATCGCCGGCCAATGCCAGTTCGGATATCATGTCGCATATGTTGCTCTTGGATATCTGTACATGGTTCCATGTGAGTCCGATCTTTTCGGAAAGATCCTTGGCCATGGCGACATCGAATGCATTGGAGGTCCCGCATGTGTACAGGGTGACCGAGCGGGCATATCTTTTTGCAAGTGCGGATACCAGTCCCGAATCCAGTCCCCCGGAGCATGCGACTGCCACATCTTTTCCTTCGACATTCGTCTTCACCGCTTCGACGATGGA
The nucleotide sequence above comes from Candidatus Methanomethylophilus alvi Mx1201. Encoded proteins:
- a CDS encoding TetR/AcrR family transcriptional regulator, encoding MGRRPDPRTESTKMRIKKALLKYLCDSPFERITVKNICDSAGIDRGTFYTHYRNLSATLDEIIDEALEEEPSRRPYRCTLTDGQYNCPYGICDKVREHPEYGAVFFNESLTEKIIDRISSYSEAKYVASLTHQCDLSPEQARTLFLFQLNGCLAINRAAYRKGEKDWEETRDLVGGFIQGGLGRYKK
- a CDS encoding asparagine synthase-related protein, producing the protein MMTCHTELRDSIVEAVKTNVEGKDVAVACSGGLDSGLVSALAKRYARSVTLYTCGTSNAFDVAMAKDLSEKIGLTWNHVQISKSNICDMISELALAGDTDDAFTISYELQLFSVCMAAKEDIVLSGQGSDEYFMGCAKFVGASDDEYAILVETAKQRLNEISVPCEKKIAKHFGKTLIYPYLEDSVRSRIDDIDILEMKPADMSSRKSVLKDIARDLGYGFLAERVKKSSQYGSGTTDLIRGLAKERGMEYNEFIDSICEDAFKGKSKMIRGSIVTARVDPIVKAKAEDILGRQGMKPSEAINVLYERIIRDGKFL
- a CDS encoding tellurite resistance TerB family protein, whose product is MSDFDRLCKEFEKMDPLTYSAVIKEKSVGILTALSAITKNGMDGMTIYADFILCSIAADGKLSKEEFSVLQPSLCLLMGKDVTYEDARSMFKELGLDRSKDYKEVMDLMVDILGLVSQELKDDIITVCMMVCAIDGRISFREKRWIRRLIE
- a CDS encoding arsenic resistance protein yields the protein MDLMGRGQPILIMAAAIIGIVLGDVTPLGAAPSTAVEIFLMMLLFVLFLSVDLRKVSGSFANIRFTGAALAINFLFTPVLAYLLGIIFFPDSVDIRIGLLMLLVTPCTDWYIVFTGMSKGNVELGLSILPLNLILQIVLMPVYLLVFIGDGADMHTASLLVDMAVVLAVPLAASLIFKRAFGTHERIWNALSEKGDHLQLLFLCLAVAVMFASEGDTLMDNPAMLLELFIPLLIFFTVLLAVAQAIGRGLGFPRRDIVSLNFTTLARNSPLALAIAVATFPDSPLISLALVIGPLIELPVLSLISAALLKWNTKEGPKTSDGCP